From the genome of Marixanthomonas ophiurae, one region includes:
- a CDS encoding carboxypeptidase-like regulatory domain-containing protein — protein sequence MRLSFLKYFFSITICFISLQLFSQTEIKGKVVDFTQLLPIESASVYVQNSTIGTITNTDGKFSLTVPQKFVNDTLVISSIGFKSYKISVKEFDGSVDVFLEEDIASLDEVMIIAETRPKTGNDIVLRAIEELPDNLPEQPYLQKGFLRHKERNKKEFKWLIEAALTLYDSSYASGAKNNLKVNIDEIRKSYDLRAVDSLFAYTSYLKYHEHKVKVRSKTLRRDTIETASLVKAIKWNDERVNGMDNLFKGKLNLVRNANVTGALFGKDVLKTHQFKLDTVLVDNDRKLYKIKILKGEEYVGLNTKNIYNEGFEPKGWLYIYWDNYAFKKVEYELIAASTAQRRRSKSLFDTLVNHKLELTYKEYNDKMYPSYMYYETPKLVQVGNRSSDKIDEEKAQADKEEQFYYTVQEILFTEIIEDPLQVEQALKNEWSSDIFVTRPYNATFWKNYNVLLESNEEEQLIQDLSKRASLFKE from the coding sequence ATGCGTTTATCATTTCTAAAATACTTTTTTAGTATCACTATTTGTTTTATAAGCTTGCAGCTATTTTCTCAAACTGAAATTAAAGGGAAAGTTGTTGATTTCACACAATTGTTGCCCATTGAGAGTGCCAGTGTATATGTTCAAAATTCAACCATTGGAACCATAACAAATACTGATGGTAAGTTCTCGTTGACCGTGCCACAAAAGTTTGTGAATGATACGCTCGTTATTTCTTCCATAGGGTTTAAAAGCTATAAAATTTCAGTAAAGGAGTTTGATGGTTCTGTCGATGTTTTTTTAGAAGAAGATATTGCCTCGTTAGACGAAGTAATGATTATCGCTGAAACAAGACCTAAAACAGGGAATGATATTGTGCTACGTGCCATTGAGGAATTGCCTGATAATCTGCCAGAACAGCCTTATTTACAGAAAGGCTTTTTAAGACATAAAGAGCGAAATAAAAAGGAGTTTAAGTGGCTTATTGAGGCAGCATTAACTCTATACGACTCTAGTTATGCTTCTGGTGCTAAAAACAACCTAAAAGTAAACATAGACGAAATTAGAAAGAGTTATGATTTAAGGGCTGTAGATAGTCTCTTTGCGTATACGTCCTATCTTAAATACCATGAACACAAAGTAAAAGTACGCTCAAAAACGTTACGACGCGACACGATTGAAACAGCCTCTTTAGTCAAAGCTATAAAATGGAATGACGAGCGAGTAAATGGTATGGATAACTTATTTAAAGGAAAGCTTAACCTAGTAAGGAATGCCAATGTCACTGGAGCGCTTTTTGGAAAAGATGTGCTAAAAACACATCAATTTAAGCTTGATACGGTTTTGGTAGATAATGACAGAAAACTCTATAAAATCAAAATTTTAAAAGGGGAAGAATACGTAGGCTTAAACACAAAAAACATCTATAACGAAGGATTCGAGCCAAAAGGATGGTTATATATATATTGGGATAATTACGCCTTTAAAAAGGTAGAATATGAGTTAATAGCAGCTTCTACAGCACAAAGAAGAAGGAGTAAAAGTCTTTTCGATACGCTTGTAAACCATAAGCTAGAACTTACTTATAAAGAGTATAACGATAAAATGTATCCTAGTTATATGTATTATGAAACTCCAAAATTAGTACAGGTAGGAAATCGATCTTCCGATAAAATAGATGAAGAAAAAGCCCAAGCTGATAAAGAAGAACAATTTTATTACACTGTACAAGAAATCCTCTTTACTGAAATAATTGAAGATCCATTACAAGTTGAGCAAGCGTTGAAAAACGAATGGTCTTCCGATATTTTTGTAACCAGACCTTACAACGCAACATTCTGGAAAAACTACAATGTGTTGTTAGAGAGTAATGAAGAAGAACAGCTTATTCAAGATTTAAGTAAAAGAGCTTCGTTATTTAAAGAGTAA
- a CDS encoding acyl-CoA dehydrogenase family protein gives MSSMYFTEEHDFFRKSFQDFLQKEVVPHIEKWEKTGDIERFIWKKFGEMGYFGINYPEKYGGLDLDLFYTVIFLEELQKVNSGGFAAAMWAHAYLAQTHLNKEGNHEQKEKYLAPSIAGEKIGCLCITEPFGGSDVGGMRTTAVKKGDKYVINGSKTFITNGVYSDYLVVAAKTSPELGNKGISIFVMDRDTKGISSTKLDKLGWRASDTGEIAFDNVEIPVENLMGEENKGFPYIMQHFALERLIMGVNAHARSEFALEYTIQYMKDRVAFGKSISKFQALRHRVAQLTSEVEVCKTFNYVTTKRLNDGEYVVKEATMSKLISTKVSDEVMYDCLQFLGGYGYMEDYPLARLARDSRLGPIGGGTSEILREIIAKMVMDGVEYKPAT, from the coding sequence ATGAGTAGCATGTACTTTACAGAAGAACACGATTTTTTCAGAAAAAGCTTTCAAGACTTTTTGCAGAAAGAAGTAGTACCACATATTGAAAAGTGGGAAAAAACAGGAGATATAGAGCGTTTTATCTGGAAAAAATTTGGTGAAATGGGTTATTTCGGAATCAACTATCCTGAAAAATATGGCGGTTTAGATTTAGATCTATTTTACACAGTGATTTTTCTAGAAGAACTTCAGAAGGTTAATTCTGGTGGTTTTGCAGCCGCTATGTGGGCACATGCTTATTTAGCACAGACGCACTTAAACAAAGAAGGTAACCACGAGCAGAAAGAAAAGTATTTAGCCCCTAGTATTGCTGGTGAAAAAATAGGCTGTCTCTGTATAACTGAACCTTTTGGGGGTAGCGATGTAGGAGGCATGCGAACCACAGCAGTTAAAAAAGGAGATAAATATGTTATCAACGGTTCCAAAACTTTTATAACTAATGGCGTGTATAGCGATTATCTAGTAGTGGCTGCAAAGACGTCTCCTGAGCTTGGTAATAAAGGTATCAGTATTTTTGTGATGGATCGCGACACTAAAGGCATATCATCCACAAAATTAGATAAACTAGGTTGGAGAGCTAGTGATACGGGCGAAATTGCCTTTGATAATGTAGAAATTCCTGTCGAAAACCTAATGGGCGAAGAAAATAAAGGCTTTCCTTACATTATGCAGCATTTTGCATTAGAACGCTTGATAATGGGTGTAAACGCTCACGCCCGTAGCGAATTTGCTTTGGAGTATACTATTCAATATATGAAAGATCGTGTTGCTTTTGGTAAATCTATTTCAAAGTTTCAAGCACTCCGTCATAGAGTAGCTCAATTAACAAGCGAAGTTGAAGTTTGTAAAACGTTTAACTATGTAACCACCAAACGGCTTAACGATGGTGAATATGTGGTGAAAGAAGCCACGATGTCTAAGTTGATTTCCACTAAAGTATCAGATGAGGTGATGTACGACTGCCTTCAGTTTCTAGGAGGTTATGGGTATATGGAAGACTATCCATTAGCCCGTTTAGCACGTGACAGTAGATTGGGGCCAATCGGCGGAGGTACGTCGGAGATACTTCGTGAAATTATTGCCAAAATGGTGATGGACGGAGTAGAATACAAACCGGCGACTTAA
- a CDS encoding ComEA family DNA-binding protein — translation MKLKPHFTFNRTQRSGVLLLVLLILGLLSVYYFMDFSEKSTFDTASEEIAILQEELDSLRAAEAEAKKPKIYPFNPNFITDYKAYTLGLSTEEYDRLKEFRSKDQWINSVADFKKVTQVPDSLLAEISPYFKFPEWVTNPKPKKENYTNYNAEKPYAQKIDLNRATKKELQQVSGIGEAYSDRIVNYREKLGGFTDDIQLYNVYGLDATVVKRALLQFTVKTPKQIKKMNINTASASDIATIPNVSFELAKKIWEYRKLRETIADISELQKIEALSKSKLQLIQLYLYAE, via the coding sequence ATGAAACTAAAACCCCACTTCACGTTCAATAGAACTCAACGGAGTGGGGTTTTGCTTTTAGTATTGCTAATACTTGGTTTGCTAAGTGTATATTATTTTATGGATTTTTCCGAGAAGTCTACATTTGATACGGCTTCGGAAGAAATAGCAATATTACAAGAAGAGTTAGATTCGCTACGTGCTGCTGAAGCAGAAGCTAAAAAACCAAAAATCTATCCGTTTAACCCCAATTTTATAACCGATTATAAAGCCTATACACTTGGTCTTTCTACTGAAGAATATGATCGTTTAAAAGAATTTCGAAGCAAGGATCAGTGGATTAATTCTGTAGCAGATTTTAAGAAAGTAACACAAGTTCCTGATTCGCTGTTAGCTGAAATAAGCCCCTACTTTAAATTTCCAGAGTGGGTTACCAACCCTAAACCAAAAAAGGAAAACTATACTAATTACAATGCCGAAAAACCTTACGCTCAAAAAATAGACCTTAATAGAGCAACCAAAAAAGAATTACAGCAAGTAAGCGGAATTGGGGAGGCATACAGCGACAGAATTGTAAACTACAGGGAGAAGTTAGGAGGGTTTACAGACGATATACAGTTATATAATGTGTATGGACTTGATGCAACAGTAGTAAAACGAGCTTTGCTTCAGTTTACCGTAAAAACACCAAAGCAGATTAAAAAAATGAACATTAATACTGCTTCGGCATCTGATATTGCAACCATACCTAATGTTTCTTTTGAATTGGCAAAAAAGATTTGGGAGTATAGAAAACTTAGAGAAACTATAGCAGACATTTCAGAATTACAGAAAATTGAAGCGCTCTCAAAAAGTAAGTTACAGCTAATTCAGTTATATTTGTATGCAGAGTAA
- a CDS encoding alanine/glycine:cation symporter family protein — protein MKKILLSLFTILTPLLTYAQIEKSIGESINEAFGEHTEPIVKVIFYPVVIAGKELPIVIILLLLGAIFFTLYFKGVNLRYVKTAIKTAWGKYDDLDHHVPAGDDITVEDGQIKDTVHLKGEVPGEVTHFQALTASLSATFGLGNIAGVAVAIAIGGPGATVWMIVAGLFGMASKFVECTLGVKYREVDEDGKTYGGPMYYLSKGLKELKMSGFGKVLAVFFAIMCIGGSFGGGNMFQSNQAASQFTQMMGWTGEGYGNAGLYCGLVMAVIVGLVIIGGIKRIGSVTEKVVPFMAIVYVLAGAIIIGINYDMIPFAANQIWDGAVNPNAAFGGVVGVIIVGFQRAAFSNEAGVGSAAIAHSAVKTRYPASEGLTALLGPFVDTVIICTMTAVVIIITNAKHNLFTYGNLDADSNVMLNATNTPINGVDLTSVAFDSAIPYFSIVLTIAVVLFAISTMISWSYYGLQSWKYLFGKGKASDTTYKILFLVFLVIGSASSLGAVIDFSDAMIFAMAFPNIIGLVLLSPKVRDELKKYFNAIKIGKMNADIDHDSKDVRKTE, from the coding sequence ATGAAGAAGATACTTCTTTCCCTATTTACAATTTTAACCCCATTATTAACATACGCTCAGATAGAAAAAAGCATTGGAGAATCTATAAACGAAGCTTTTGGAGAACACACAGAACCTATTGTAAAGGTCATCTTTTACCCTGTTGTAATCGCAGGAAAAGAGTTGCCAATAGTGATCATACTTTTACTATTAGGTGCTATCTTTTTTACCCTGTATTTTAAAGGAGTTAACTTACGGTATGTTAAAACAGCGATAAAAACAGCTTGGGGTAAGTATGACGATTTAGACCATCACGTACCTGCTGGAGATGATATAACAGTAGAAGATGGTCAAATTAAAGACACGGTACACCTTAAAGGGGAAGTTCCAGGAGAAGTAACACACTTTCAGGCGTTAACGGCTTCATTGTCTGCAACTTTTGGGCTTGGTAACATAGCCGGTGTGGCCGTTGCAATTGCAATTGGTGGTCCTGGTGCTACCGTTTGGATGATTGTAGCGGGTCTATTTGGTATGGCTTCAAAATTTGTTGAATGTACCTTAGGTGTAAAATACCGTGAAGTAGATGAAGATGGAAAAACCTATGGTGGTCCTATGTATTACCTTTCAAAAGGACTGAAAGAACTTAAAATGTCTGGATTTGGTAAAGTATTGGCGGTATTCTTTGCCATTATGTGTATTGGAGGATCGTTTGGTGGTGGAAATATGTTCCAATCTAACCAAGCGGCATCTCAGTTTACACAAATGATGGGTTGGACAGGCGAAGGTTACGGAAACGCAGGTTTATATTGCGGTTTAGTAATGGCAGTTATTGTAGGGCTTGTAATTATAGGAGGAATTAAGCGTATTGGTTCGGTTACCGAAAAAGTAGTGCCATTTATGGCTATTGTTTATGTATTGGCCGGAGCTATTATTATTGGTATAAACTATGATATGATTCCATTTGCAGCTAATCAAATATGGGATGGTGCAGTTAACCCAAATGCCGCTTTTGGAGGTGTTGTTGGGGTAATAATTGTTGGTTTTCAACGAGCAGCATTCTCTAATGAAGCTGGTGTAGGTTCGGCTGCGATTGCACACTCTGCTGTGAAAACAAGGTATCCTGCTAGTGAAGGACTAACAGCTTTACTTGGGCCATTTGTTGATACGGTTATTATCTGTACTATGACAGCGGTAGTAATCATCATCACTAATGCAAAACATAATTTATTTACCTACGGAAATTTAGATGCGGACAGTAACGTAATGTTAAACGCAACCAATACACCTATTAATGGTGTTGATTTAACATCGGTAGCGTTTGACTCTGCTATTCCATACTTCTCAATAGTATTGACAATAGCTGTTGTATTATTTGCTATTTCCACCATGATTTCTTGGTCGTACTATGGTTTACAGTCTTGGAAATATCTTTTCGGAAAAGGAAAAGCTTCTGATACTACCTATAAAATATTATTTTTAGTATTTTTAGTAATAGGTTCAGCTTCTAGTTTAGGAGCAGTAATCGATTTCTCTGATGCGATGATCTTTGCAATGGCATTCCCCAATATTATTGGTTTGGTGCTGCTTTCGCCTAAAGTTAGAGATGAACTTAAAAAATATTTTAACGCCATTAAAATTGGTAAAATGAATGCCGATATTGATCACGACAGTAAAGATGTGAGAAAGACTGAATAA
- a CDS encoding potassium channel family protein translates to MKRLVNSKIYGAVFLLIFVFSIGILVFRFFSGYTWIDAIYMTVISITTVGFQEVRPLGPFEKMFTSLLILSSIFIVGYAISVITEYILSKNNIGNLKQKRVQKKIDLLRNHVIVCGYGRNGKQAIEKLDDYKKEFVVVEIDEQIVERFFETEMLFITGNANEDEVLLQAGIEKASTIICALPSDADNLFIVLSARQMNPELKIISRASEETSYQKLKLAGADNVIMPDKIGGDHMANLVVTPDLVEFLDNLSVSGEKDSINVEQIPFENVCPDGNQKAILELDIRNKTGCSVIGYKASGGEYIVNPEPSMKLEKGSSLILIGRPDQIKNLKKLYNV, encoded by the coding sequence ATGAAAAGATTAGTCAATTCAAAAATATACGGAGCGGTCTTTCTTTTAATTTTTGTTTTTTCAATAGGAATATTGGTTTTTAGATTTTTTTCTGGTTATACATGGATTGATGCCATTTATATGACCGTGATAAGCATCACTACGGTGGGGTTTCAAGAAGTACGCCCGTTAGGGCCTTTTGAAAAAATGTTCACTTCTCTTCTCATACTTTCGAGTATATTTATAGTGGGTTATGCCATTTCAGTAATAACAGAATATATTTTAAGTAAAAATAACATCGGGAATTTAAAACAAAAGAGAGTGCAAAAAAAAATAGATTTATTGCGAAATCATGTGATAGTTTGTGGCTATGGACGTAACGGAAAGCAAGCTATAGAAAAATTAGATGATTATAAAAAAGAATTTGTAGTTGTTGAAATTGACGAACAAATAGTAGAGCGTTTTTTTGAAACCGAAATGTTATTTATAACCGGAAACGCTAATGAAGATGAAGTATTACTACAAGCTGGAATTGAAAAGGCGTCTACTATAATTTGTGCATTACCTAGTGATGCTGATAACCTTTTTATTGTGCTTTCTGCAAGGCAGATGAATCCAGAATTAAAAATAATAAGTCGGGCTAGTGAAGAAACTAGCTACCAAAAACTAAAACTAGCAGGAGCAGATAACGTAATCATGCCCGACAAAATAGGTGGTGACCACATGGCAAATTTGGTGGTGACCCCAGATTTGGTTGAGTTTCTGGATAACCTTTCGGTTTCAGGGGAGAAAGATAGTATTAATGTAGAGCAAATACCTTTTGAAAACGTGTGCCCAGATGGTAATCAAAAAGCAATATTAGAACTGGATATACGTAATAAAACAGGCTGTTCAGTAATAGGGTATAAAGCTTCAGGAGGAGAATATATTGTTAATCCTGAGCCATCTATGAAACTTGAAAAAGGTTCTAGTTTAATATTAATTGGAAGACCTGATCAAATTAAAAACCTAAAAAAGTTATACAATGTTTAA
- a CDS encoding PspC domain-containing protein, translating to MLKSVYRIRYFFEKRGFYVSSRLADRLGMRVKNVRLFFIYLSFATLGVGFAIYVTFAFWLRLKDLVYAKRTSVFDL from the coding sequence ATGTTAAAATCAGTATACCGCATACGGTATTTTTTTGAAAAACGTGGCTTTTACGTAAGTTCACGCTTGGCCGATCGCCTAGGAATGCGGGTGAAAAATGTACGACTTTTTTTTATCTACCTTTCCTTTGCAACATTAGGCGTAGGGTTTGCAATTTATGTAACATTTGCTTTTTGGTTACGTTTAAAAGATTTGGTGTACGCTAAACGAACCTCGGTTTTCGATTTATAA
- a CDS encoding DUF202 domain-containing protein — MKREAQKLFKYLRTKPVPVNTREILALERTKLANERTLLAYIKASLYLLLGGLALLGLKDFQSIRWLGYVALVVCIVFLGIGIMRYIVLNRRLYKWHRVLFTDTIPEDSGKSSDSTAS; from the coding sequence ATGAAACGCGAAGCACAAAAATTGTTTAAATATTTACGCACCAAACCAGTGCCTGTAAACACGCGCGAAATACTCGCTTTAGAGCGTACCAAGCTTGCGAACGAACGAACACTCTTAGCTTATATAAAAGCATCTTTATACTTATTGTTAGGTGGCTTGGCTTTGCTAGGACTTAAAGATTTTCAAAGTATTCGGTGGCTAGGGTATGTCGCTCTAGTAGTGTGTATCGTCTTTTTAGGTATTGGAATTATGCGTTACATTGTCTTAAACAGAAGGCTTTATAAATGGCATCGGGTTTTGTTTACCGATACCATTCCTGAAGACTCCGGAAAAAGCTCAGATAGTACAGCTTCATAA